The genomic region TTTTAAGTGCATGAGTTTGGTGGGCAATGGACCATGTCCGATGCTCCTAGCTTCTTTTGAACGACTTTGATGATGTATTTTAGGTTCCTACTAGTTTACCTCCTGTTCGTTTACATGACCATAAAATACCACTGATGGACGAATCTATGGTAGTTAAAGTGCAACCCTATAGATATCCTACGATCTAGAAGACCGAAATAGAGAAATTAGTACAGGAGATGTTACGAGCTGGAGTTATTCGCGACAATAACAGCCCTTTTGCTTCTCCTGTGGTCATGGTCAAGAAAAAAGATGGGAGTTGGCGACTTTGCATTGACTATAGACAACTTAATCAGTTAAAAATCAAAGATAGGTTCCCTATTCCTATTATTGAAGAGTTACTGGATGAGTTAGGGCAAGCTCAGTACTGCTCTAAGCTGGATTTACGTTCGGGTTATCATCAAATCCGTATGTGCGAGCAGGACATCTTTAAAACAGCCTTTAAAACCCATGAAGGGCATTATGAATTattggtaatgccatttggcttgACCAATGCCCCTTTGAGTTTTCAATCTTTAATGAACTCGATTTTTCGGTCTATGTTGAGAAAGTCAGTCCTTGTATTTTTTGATGACATTTTTGTGTATTTTAGAGGTAGGGGtgatcatttaaaaatattcatttgcGTGAATTTTTACAAGTATTACAGGAAAATCAACTGTATGCTAAACAGTCCAAGTGTGCTTTTGGAGCCACACATATAGAGTACTTGGGACACGTGATCTCCCAAGGTACTGTTCACATAGACCGAGCTAAGGTTGAAAGTGTTTTGGATTGGCATTCTCTTTGTTCTATTAAGGAGTTACGTGGGTTCTTGGGGTTATCAGGTTATTACAGGAGGTTTATACATGGTTATGGACTATTGGCTAAACCTATTACTACTTTATTACAGAAGGAAACTCCTTGGCAATGGGTAGATCAAGAGCAAGCAGCATTTGAGCAGCTCAAATCAGCTATTTGTCAAGCCCCAGTGTTGACCCTACCTAACTTCCAAGAGTTGTTTTGTGTGGAAATTTATGCAAGTGGTCAAGGCATCGGAGTAGTGCTTCAACAAAATGGGAAGCCAGTTGCTTTTTTTAGCAAGCCACTGGGGGTTAAAAATCAGGCTCTGTCCATTTATGACAAAGAAATGATGGCAGTATTGTTGGCAGTCAAGAAGTGGCATTCGTACCTGGTAGGCCGACGTTTCATCATCAAAACAGACCATCAAAGTTTGAAGTTCTTGTCTGAACAACAGGCTATCACTCCTTATCAGCAAAATTGGGTGGCAAAAATGCTGGGGTATGATTATTCAATTGTTTATTGCAAGGGAACTCAAAATGCTGTTGCCGATGCACTAACGAGGAAGCCTATTGATTCTGCTGGTCACTTGCTCCAATGTGAGGGAAGCACTGAGTGGGACTGGACTAAAGTTTGGTAACAAATCATAGCATTATATGAGCTGGATAAGAAGCTTTCTCGGTTGATTGATCAGGTACGCACTTAACCACAATTACATCTAAAATACTCTGGACATGATAATTGTTTGCGCAGAAAAGGCAAGGTGGTAGTTGGAGATGATATTTCACTTCGAAAGCGTATTTTTGGCCTTTACCACGACACCCCTATGGGTAGTCATTCGGGGATCCATGGCACTCGCCATCGGATATCTGCTTTGTTATATGGAAAGGGACTCACTAAGGACATCAAACAGTAGGTACGGGAATGTGTCACTTGTCAACGTTGCAAAAATGATAATGCTGTTTCACCTGGACTTTTGCAACCACTACCAATTCCTGAACAAGCTTGGGCAGATATTAGTATGGATTTTGTGAAAAGCCTGCCATTCTCATAAGGGAAGTCAACTGTACTTGTGGTGGTTGACCGTCTAACCAAATATGGCCATTTTTTGGCATTGATTCATCCTTACACTGCCCTCACTAGTTCAGGAGTAcctcacacatatatataagctCCACGGactttttgaatttattgttaTCGATCGGGACAAAATTTTCTTGAGCCAATTTTGGCAAGAATTATTCAAGCACATGGGCACCAAGTTGAAGAAATCCACAGCTTACCACCTTCAAACAGACGACTACACTGAGATTTTGAACAAATGCTTAGAAGGTTATCTGAGGTGCATGGTGGGTGAGAAACATTCAGCATGGGTCTCTTGGCTACCTTTGACTGAATGGTGGTATAACACCACCTATCATTCGGCCATTCAAACAACACCatatgaggctttgtatggaCAAACGCCTCCATTGCATTTGCCCTACATAGCAGGTGCAACTCCGGTTGCTTCTGTGGATCGCACACTGCAACAGCGAGAGGCTATGCGTAAGATGCTTAAGTTTCACTTGAGTCGAGCACAAGACCGAATGAAACAAATGGCTGATAAATGGAGATCGGAAAGGGAATTTCAGGTTGGTGATTTAGTTTACTTGAAACTACAACCATATCGCCAACATTCCTTGCATAAGTTTAGAAACCAAAAGCTATCACCCCGACATTTTGGACCATTTCCTGTGGAAGCACGCGTAAGAAAGGTGGTTTACAGATTATCTCTGCCTTCATCATCTCGAATTTACCCCACTTTTCATGTGTCCCAGCTGAAGAAACACATTGGTTCAGCAGTGAGTGCACTTACCTTTCCTCAAATTGGATCTAATAGAGCCTTGCTGAAGTCACCAGTTCGAATATTGGACAGGCATTTGGTCAAGTAAGGTAACCAGGCTACAGTTGAAGTATTGGTTGAATAGGCAGATACGTTTCCGGAGGACGCTTCTTGGGAAAAAATATTGGATTTTCAGCATCGTTATCTAACCTTTGATCCTTGAGGACAAGGATTCTTCTCCAGTGGGGGCAACTGTTATGGGAGGAACAACAGTCATCtatctttttcatattttagttaAGAATTCGTTATAAATAATTAGTTAGACTTTGCGTTTTGTGCTTATGAGAATTAATGAAAACGGTGAGTTTTATTTAGTCGAAAACGGGGGCGTTTTGACTTGATAGGAGAATTGTTGTTACAGGGTTATTATATGGCTGTAACTGTTTGAGGAAAATACACAGAAAATTGATAATTGTTTATTCATcagtctctctctctctcgatttttcttgttctttctcTTAGATTTCTTTTCTGTTCCTCTTCTTCTCCTCTTTCAGATTTAGATCGTAACAACGAGGCATCAGACCTCGGGCGACGAACTCGCTGACTAGGAGGAGTCGGCGGCCGGGTAACCCTACGGTTTCTAGCTTTTTGGCTTTCTGAAAAAGGTTTAGGGTATGGGCTTATTGGGCTTTGGGTTATTGGgtattaggttttttttttgtatttgggccattattttgggcttgtaatttacttgtttatttgtttgtaatttaggccggggcaaaattgggctgttataGGGGGAAATAATGAGGTTGACGTGGATAAAACTGTGGACAACGGAAATTTGTACCAAGGGCTTACCACTAAACTAATAGGCTTATTCTTATCATTCTTCACTACATTTAATACTTAAGCTAGCTTGGTTTTCATCcttagttgctggaaaataaagaagaaaaatgcaaTACTTGGGACTTAAATCATGGTTCCTTACAAGTTTTATTAAGCTACTAACCACTATTACTAAGCTCAACTcattgtaatttaataattagtaACTCTAtaatttttgggtgttacaaattttatgtggagtaaaaaaaaaaaaaaaaaaagtttgaatatGTTTTAAGTCTTGCTTATGgatatttttgagaaaattattattttaataaataaatttcatgttagaaaaagagaaaatggatagtcatttatttataattatgtatgtatttttattgaagaattaacttttaaatatttttattttttaatttaagaatcaagactaaatttaGAATGTATAAAGTTGAAGGTTAAACTTGTTGTAGAATTAGGACCAAAAGGATAGAATTTGTAGACAttaaaaggctaaatttgttattttgtcGATAAGAAAAAACACCACGTGAATATTTCGTTAGGATTTAACAAATGAGtttccaaaatattaaattcgaTAACATTATtgactaaaacaaattaaaattagatgacCAAAACAGAAACATGCTAATAGTTAGGAGaccattaatataatttacccttaactttaatacttttaattaaattaaaataaaaaatttaaaaagttgatcgaaaactttattttaaaaatttcaagtcatattataaattaaaataagtcaGACAACtcattttaataatcttttGATATGGGTTCCCCTTTACCGCAAGAGTCTTTCCCTTTTGCCTCGTTGGAACAAGTAGGGTCCCCGATCCCTGAAGGCCTCGAGAGGGCCACAAAGAAAGTCAAGAATAAATCCCCTGATGGTCCTAAACCAGAGGATGTGGTAACGAAAGATGGGTCTCCTAAAGGTTTCATGGCGAGACAAACTTGTAGGGAATGTTGAGGATAGAGGGGTTAAAAGATGAAGTGGTTGTAGAGTCAGAACTTGAAATTGGGAAGGATGACTACACGATTAGTACTGAAGGCAAGTATCATGAGATTACTTTTTCCGAGCAGATTCAAGAATGGATTGATAGGAGCTTGGCTAAGACAGTTCTAGTGCGTgtctttggaaaaaaaatattggttACAAAGCTTTGGTAGGTTGTCTACAAGCTTTATGGGGTTTAATTGGGAGATTCTAGGTGGTTGACCTTAATAACAATTTTTTCCTAGTTAAACTCAGTAATCAAAAAGAAAGTTATCCTTCGAAGATGGTGGTTTGGGTAAGGTTTCCTCGACTCCCATATCGATACTATACTAAAGGTTTGTTGAGAATCATCTTCAAAGTGTTGGGAAAGATTATAAAAGTTGATTATAACACGACAGAACTGAAGAGGGGTCATTTTGCTTGCTTGGAAGTACTGATTGATCCGaaaaaacctttaatttttttgttggtaTTGATGGTCATGTTCAATATGTAGAGTACGAGGGCTTGCCTATCATTTGTTACGAGTGTGGTTGCTATGGGCACACTAAGGAGAGTTGTCCGAAACAACAAGGAAATGAGAAAAAAGTGGGCTTGACGGAACTAACGGTGGTGCCGACTATTGATACTGTGGTGGCTACAATTGCAGGTGCTACGAAGGATTCGATTTCTCTATACAGACTTTGGATGCAAGCTCCGACCCATAGATGAAgaccaaatattttggaaaagtCTATTATGAAAGGAAAACAAGATCAACCATTAGTTGAGGAAATGAACAAATCATGCTTCCAAATCTTGGAAGATAATGGTGATGAGAATGCagctattttttattataaggaAACTAAATATTCTTAAACGAAAAATAAGAAAGCTGAATATtcttaaatgaaaaacaaaaccaatTTGAAAGAGAAAGAATCAAGGCGAAAGATTTTAAAGGGATCAAATTTTGAGGGGTTGGCGAAGGATTTATATGAAGGAAAAATTAATGGTGGGTCAATGACGAAGGCTAATGGAAAAGAGTCAGAATCTACCCTTGAGAAAGACCAGTCTACTGAGGTGGTGGTAGGAGAAAGTAAGGGAAATGGGCCTTAGATCTCACTTGGTTTCAATCCGATCATTATTAGTGCTATTATCTTACCAGAATTGAATCACACACTTGTGATCATTGATGACAACAACACCTTAGTGGGCCACTCTGTTGCTTCTTCTTCAAAAGATCCCATGTATGCAATGATAAGGGTTAGTACGTCTATGTATGAGATAACCAAACGTGGGTTTAAAGTGTGGAAAAAACAAGGTTGTGCCAAATCTTCAAGGTCATTGTTGTCTGAATGGATTGAATCAGTGACTCGTCAGCTAGATAATCATGATAATGTTTTGGGATAATCCATGGTTGTCGTTATGTGTTGTTACAAACATATTGTTTGGAAGCATTGCATCATGTTAATGGTACTCTGATGATACAACAGTTAAATTCGTATGTCATTCATGCCATCCAAGACTTGTTGCATCGAGATTGGGATATTAGTATCAGACATGTGTATCGAGAACGCGACAGGATGGCTGATTACTTAGCAAAGACTGCAGAAGGAATGGTTATTAGCTTTTACTCTTGGTCCCAACCTCTTAATTTTGCTTTGAATGTGTTTTATGAAGATGTTACTGATTTATCTTTTTCTAGATTAATTGCTATGTAATAGCTTTTTCCCTccttatcaaaaataaaataaataactcatACAATAGACCACAAGCTCTTAAgcccaattaaaattatatatttttccattcatgaatggaaaagaagaaaaagaagaagaagaagaagtagaagaagaagaagaagaagaagaaaaactatatgaatgaaaagaaaggaGATTTCTAGTAATAAGTTTGTCTAACATAGATGGTAGAGCACAAGGTTGTTAATCATGTGGATGTGGGTTTTAACTCATTGTGGgtgcttttaattttattagctTATGTATAAATCCAGTCTATTCCGGTTTACAGCCACACGtttcatttcttatttttgggttaaaaagcttataatttttctattaatatttgagtttttaaaataagttatatttttcctaatattttttgaacttttataaaattgtattaaaattattaagcttttttttcttcagattttcaaattttaaatattctatttttaaattttttgaaatagttatacttttcttaaacttttgattttaatattttaaatacttttttgaatattttaaaataattttatttcttaatatttttataatattgtagcaatatataaatttgttttataaatgttctaatttttgaatttttattgatataaaatgCGACATCAACATTATAAAGGTTGAGTCAACCTTTGTTAATAATCACGCTAATACAGTAACAATTAATAACAAGttttattaatcaaaagttTAATTGATGTAATTCTTGAATTTTAGGgctcaataaatattttattttttgcaaagGTGTTGTGAAAAGTTTCAAGATGTCTAAAAGGGCAAAGCTAATACTTTTTCGAGGGATAAGGAAAGTTGAATAATTTTTTGAgagatatattatatatttaaaatttttaaaagggtaaatcaaaattttatgattttagaggtcaaaatataattttattgtatactaacttaaaattttacaaattttaaaatgctaaaatataatttctcgTTCCTAGATGTAGAGATGAGAAGCAGTGGTTCAATCCTTTAACTTCctattgttttgattttcttttttttgccaAGAACGGATAGAGGTTATCTAAAGATTGAATTTaagattatatgaaataaatattacatataattttaaacttcaaatatattttaagttttgatatGAAAAGTAGTTTTTATTACCTATATATTGATATTTCTATTTCACCCTCTTTATATTATATTGCCCTAATCATGGCAATATTTACGGAGaaaaatcaaactttatttccttttaagcTATTTCTTGCTTGAGATATTGTCTATAAAACCGTAAGCCATCACTCATTGtacattataaattataaaataaacaaaacataaaaaagcattaaaaaaataagttgaaaaacTGTTCTGTTTCTTTAGCCTACGAACTATTAAAAAAGGCTATATGCTTAATGGTCTGAAGTGTATCTCATttatcacgagcccaaatttcTCTACAAGATTTCGCCAATGCGCATAATGTGATTCGAGCCAAGGCTGGGGTAGGCCCGCTCGTTTCGAACCAAACCTTGGCTTCCTACGCTCAAAATTATGCCAATAAAAGGATCGGTGATTGCAAGATGGAGCCTTCATATGGACCCTAAAGTGAAAGCCCTGCTGAAGGCCATGGTAACCTTGATGGCGTCGACGCCGTAAAAATGTGGGCTAGTGAGAAGCCTGACTATGACCACAATTCCAGTCGGCGGTGATGATTGCCTACACTATACTCAGGTTGTTTGGAGCAAATCGGTTAACCTTGGGTGTGCTAGAGCCAAATGTGCAAACGGGTGGGTTTTCGTTATTTGTAGTTATGATACTGTTGGAAATGTTGAGGGTCAGCGTCCTTATTAAGCATCACTGTTCTACTTCTTTTGCTCTTTCATTCCTTGCAAGTTATAGacgaaagaagaaataaaaatatgaatgcTTATATGGACCAAAACTCATGTAAAATTTTGGTATTGTTGAAAAATGGATGTCTACATATATAGTTCTCATAATTATCAATAATTCATTTTCTTGTACCTCCTAAATTTTTTAGgtattttaagtatatttattaaattttttataacttatagTAATTAAAGcggatatgtataaattttttgatattCAAGTGAAAGTtgtatcattcttttatttttttatttaccacttttattctttttataaatcttttggtttatagtaagtattttcatttaatgatttttctttccttctttttgataattaaacttatttcttGTATTGTACTTGCCTAGTTAAATTTTGCAACACTCCACAACTTCAATCAGAATACATCAAACTTTTCGAAATTGCGCTGGCACATACCAATCAGAAAAGGGAGCACTGAAGAAGCAGCCTTTGATGGATTGCGGTATTCCAAGTTTAGTCCATAAAGAGGATGAGGAGCAGCAATGTCTGAGAATGTGTCTACGATTAGAGGTTGCAGTCAAGGCAACTATTCACAACTTGCATGACACGGGAGCTAAGGAAACCACGAATTGGCGACACTTGGTTTGCAAGTCGCCAAGCTCGACTCGAAATTTAGAACTTGATACTTaattcaagctcaatcaaatatttatttttaagttcaagCTTGACTCGAGATATAATCAAGCTTCTGGAGCTCAAACTTGTATATCATTCTTCATACTCAAGCctgaactttaatttgattaagcTTGTATTATTGAAGCTCGAGCTTGGCTCAATAAATAAGCTTAAAGTTAATAATAGATATCAatggaaataatataatttaataattatattaaaataaaatgattgatAAGGCTCCCAAGTAGCTTGAGCCGAGTATCATTTAGCTCAAATGATAGCTTGAGTTGAGTATTTTTCAGCTCGAATGATAGTTCGAGCTCAGCTCAACAATTACCAAATCATGTTCAagttcttctcaagtcaaactcAAGTAGCTTACAAACGCTAATATCTCATTTATATCCTTACTCTAACATCAATAGCTTGTTagaatcataattttttttaataaaacttgataaattagaatatgtcatgtcaaatcattaaaacaaaacaaaaacaaaatgtgAAAACTTACTTAAATCCAtcaatatattgaaatcttcaAGTTTTGTGgttttgatattcgaattagcatatattttagaGGTGACTCCTCCTTTTGAAGATGAGATATATATCAAAAAAGTTATCTATAATTTGGAAACCATAATCTTAATATGTAACTTTTGCATATTAACCGTAATGTATAATTAGcccatcatcaattagaaattagttacttgAGTATCTACATATATTTTACCCATAATTTATTAGATATCCTAAGCCCAATTAACCTTAACTATATTAGATCACTTTTCATTTAGACTAacattttatgatagtaaaatacATACAATTATTGCTTATTAcacatgttatatacataaaaaatccaaatatcCCCCACTATgactacatatatatacacttatcaCCTTATAATTGTATGTTATCATAAGCTTATGAActaaaaatttactattataacTAGAAGGTACCACGGACAAGTCGCGTCCATTAGCTACGTTGACATAGAACTAAGAAGACttcttttacatatattataactaaaatattcatcccgattatatatattaacacaaataaacgacatatatcaaatataaatgtgtaacatagaaattatatacaatatgatttaaatatatctATTTTCAATTGGTCATCTTTAAATTGGATTacgttaaattttatttgaatgtgTTAATACAAACAAATAACCAAGGATGAAAGCTTTTACATTGCTTGAATGTACTTTATAATgcttaaaactcaaattttgtattttgcaACAACCATTATTTTGTTGTAATCTTAGCTTGGATGTTGTTAGTTTTATTCTTCTTCTCTTGTATGTTATCTTCCATACAactttattatgaatatttacattttaaatatcatggtacatttattgtttaagtatttttttctttttggataaaGCAAATAACAATGGTGGAATTGTCAAAATAGcttgtaaatataatttttggcaacatttataaatgtttcaaaattttctataaatatatgtatattaatatttaaatttaaatataattttattggtaCTTTAAAATATCTTGAAAAGTATGTTACAAgagttaaaatgaaaacttttatggGCAAATACTAACATTTTACAGCCTACAGGCACTTGTGGTCAATCGATGGTTAAAGAACTATTGGTGAAATTTAtagtactttttttttatttttttaccaatGCTTATAGATGctataaaatgagtttttttgtGGTCAGGGAAATTAGAATTTTTGGAGATAGccaattgagtcttaactcgattgacaCGAGTATTATTGCTAATATAAGAGGATGTGAGGTTGAGTGTGCTGAAgtacattatcctcctatttatgaattGGGGAGAGACTATAAGTAATTTTAAGAAGTGtcaaaaagaacatatataattaaaacctaaacaaaaaaacatggtaattctttcaaatatatatatacatggtaAGTTATGCATTATTAAGATAATTAATCCTGTTTTATAATACGATATTTAAACCTTTTATAATCAAGGTCTGATATTACGCATCCTCTAAtggaaagtaataaatatttcataaactaatattaaaactGTCCTTTTATAAACCACatgtcttatttaaaaattgcAATCAGCAGTGGCCTTCCCAAAGACAGATAGGGAAATGGgaacccaattttcagtagcTATTTGCCTAATGGCTTTCACTCTTGCTTATGTTTCCCTTGCCCAAAACCCCTCTAATGAAGATTACCTTAACGTCCATAATGCAGCTCGTGCAAAGGTTGGGGTTGGACCAATGACTTGGGATGCCACTGTCGCTGCCTATGCACAGCAATATGCTAGTAAAAGGATTGCAGACTGTGATTTGATTCATTCAACTGGACCCTATGGGGAGAACCTTGCGGAAGCCTCCTACGCCTTAAGTGGTGCGGAAGCAGTGACATTGTGGGTGGACGAGAAGCCCCACTACAACTACGACGCCAATCAATGTGTTGGTGGAGAGTGTTTGCATTATACGCAGGTGGTTTGGCGAAATTCAACCCGCCTCGGGTGTGCTAGAGTTAAGTGCAACAGTGGCTGGTGGTTCGTCACCTGCAACTATGATCCTCCAGGGAACATTGTTGGTGAACGTCCCTATTAATCTATTTATTAGTTTTCTTATTGGTCTTTTAATTTgtacaataaaataatactatgattttgattgatgcaatattaaaatgcatataattttacatttagtTTACCCAACtgccttttatttatttgttactttgatataaatttaagaGGTAATTTTCTCTATCAAAAGAAACAcacatatttttctttcattatcaATCAAACCAATCCtccaaaatgtttttaaatttcaatccaAATTCCAAATGCAcatttgagaatattaaaatcaaattaaattatggaGATAAGTTTTCTTTGGTTTAAATATTTCCtaaaacttttcttttaaaaactcattttcttgttttcttttcactttcaaaaatcaagaaatttatgagtaattttatacacgaaattttgatttgatttaatttttacaaactaTTCACGTAATTATTGATATATCATcgttttatgtttatatattgcatatacaaataattatgtttatccaatataaaaattaattggagtatttattttttaaatgtgcataatggaattaaaattaaaattttatgtagaCAGTTAAATCAAAGTCCAAATTTCATGTGTATAACTGTACCAAATCAAAGTTTGTATATCAAATTgcatattaaatcaaagttcacatataattttaagatttgtccctataaaataaattttacgcATTTTCTTTGTAACGACACGATTTCAGTGGTATAGGAAATTGCAGTTTCGGGACCTCGTTTTCGTTAAccaagtttgtaaatattaaataaggatatttacggagttattaTATAggagaattaaattttttatggcCAGTTTGGCCGAAATTGTGGTTAATTAGGGtctagagactaaattgtaaagtctaattactataaatttttttattaggaaATAGCTTTGGGActtatattgtaattaaataaatatccaAAATAGCAATTACGccatgcataaataaaaattagtgaatgataatgataatggtg from Gossypium raimondii isolate GPD5lz chromosome 1, ASM2569854v1, whole genome shotgun sequence harbors:
- the LOC105787074 gene encoding uncharacterized protein LOC105787074, translated to MGTKLKKSTAYHLQTDDYTEILNKCLEGYLRCMVGEKHSAWVSWLPLTEWWYNTTYHSAIQTTPYEALYGQTPPLHLPYIAGATPVASVDRTLQQREAMRKMLKFHLSRAQDRMKQMADKWRSEREFQVGDLVYLKLQPYRQHSLHKFRNQKLSPRHFGPFPVEARVRKVVYRLSLPSSSRIYPTFHVSQLKKHIGSAVSALTFPQIGSNRALLKSPVRILDRHLVK
- the LOC105786060 gene encoding basic form of pathogenesis-related protein 1, with amino-acid sequence MGTQFSVAICLMAFTLAYVSLAQNPSNEDYLNVHNAARAKVGVGPMTWDATVAAYAQQYASKRIADCDLIHSTGPYGENLAEASYALSGAEAVTLWVDEKPHYNYDANQCVGGECLHYTQVVWRNSTRLGCARVKCNSGWWFVTCNYDPPGNIVGERPY